From the genome of Carassius carassius chromosome 49, fCarCar2.1, whole genome shotgun sequence:
ctgatttcaattcagtgcagatccatatccacgttttcaacgctgctgatgttcttaaacgttacaactctgagtgaaccgcttcagacgctcagcgcgtgcagcagggaactgaacgaatcattcaaacttattcatgaaccaattcactcgtttgccaactggtttgatcaagcctttgcaCAGAATTGActaaaaagaatgaatcattcgcgaatgggcatcgctcattgcacagagaaaagtagacggcgcgtttggaataaactgaagcatttataacatttattgcattaagataaagtaacgagaggagcgtcacacacagtaatgaagaaaaagtaaaaaaaaatttcaaaagaatttactcaagtaagagtaaaagtacccatctttaaatatacttcaaaaagtattagttacccaaaaaatttactcaagtaaatgtaacgaagtaaatgtaactcgttactacccagctctgagTATTGGTGCTTAAAAGGACATGAAAGACATTTGTTAGGCAGATGGGCACATCAAATACAGCCACTACTATTAAATGAGCAGTACATGTCTTTTTGGCTCTTTGACGGTCATGTGGAGTTGTAAACAATGTTACAGCTATGCATGTATATGAAAAGACAATGATCACCTGAAACAGAACACGCATGCTGACACAGCTTGGGAAATTTGATCCGAGATCACAGAAATGAATGATTATGACACTAGTTCTGCAAAATGAAAGTCTGCTCATGATTGTGTGCATTAGTGCTAGCATCCACAAATTAGCAATTATAACAAGCATTAAACTGTTGGTTACAATCACATGATACCTCAGTGGTAAACAAATAGCTACTAATCTGTCAAAAGACAGAACAGTGAGAGTTAGTGAATGAACTAAAACAAATAACACATTGGAGAGTATGTTACATAAGCACAATCCATATAAGATCAACTGATTACCAAACAAAACTGCATCCAGTTGCTGAGGGATTTTACTCTCACAAATGTCTATCAATGATAAATtaaagacagagatatatttaggAGTGTGAAGATTTCTGTCCGTAATGATAACAAACTTGAGACAGGTGTTTCCTAGAAAAGAATTAAAGTAGGCAATTAAGaggaataaataaaagtatttcatgTGAAGCATACCAGAGAACCAGCAGACAGGAAGGAAATATTCCTGCTTCCAGTGACCTCTTGAATCATCTTGTTT
Proteins encoded in this window:
- the LOC132132372 gene encoding olfactory receptor 1C1-like encodes the protein MSFDWQDDRSIEEYFLPVCWFSGMLHMKYFYLFLLIAYFNSFLGNTCLKFVIITDRNLHTPKYISVFNLSLIDICESKIPQQLDAVLFGNQLILYGLCLCNILSNVLFVLVHSLTLTVLSFDRLVAICLPLRYHVIVTNSLMLVIIANLWMLALMHTIMSRLSFCRTSVIIIHFCDLGSNFPSCVSMRVLFQVIIVFSYTCIAVTLFTTPHDRQRAKKTCTAHLIVVAVFDVPICLTNVTQQSSQQAA